From the genome of Variovorax sp. RA8:
AAACGGATGAAGGCGTCCAGGCCAAGCGGTACATCACAGGCACCGCGGTGCTTCAGGACCGCGACATTTCCATCATCGGCGAGCCCGACAAGAAGACCAGAACCCTTGAGCTGGGCATCTGGGATCGGGAAGTTCCGCTCCGAGACGACGGTGAACAGCCTGGTTTCTCAGCCCGGCTGGCTTCGCCAACATCGGGTTCAACAGGGCCGATTGGGAGCACGGCACCAAGGATCAGTGGTACGTCGCGCTGTACCTGCCCAAGGCAGCGTTCGAGCCTCTGATTGCCGCGATCGCAGAAGGCAAGGTCGCCAGCATGATCCTGGTGCTGCGCCTAAAGGTATTCACGACCCATCACCCGATGGCACCCGGCGCCCGCAACGAGAACTTGTTCTTGCGGCCGGCAGACCCAGGCGATACCTTGGACTGGCCGAAGCACGCCAACGGGTACGTGAACAGCATCATCACGAAGAACACCCTTCACGCCATCGCGCCCCCTCCGGAGCCGGACCCTTACGTATCCGAAGATGAGCCGAACACGGAAATCCCGGCTTCCGCACTGATCCCAGCCGACCCCGTTGCCGCCGCAGTCGTGGCCTTGAGCGCGAACGTAGAGAAGCTCAGAACATCCTTGAAATGGGGCGCCGGCCTGATCTTCGTCGCGCTACTCTTCCTGGTCGGGAAGTGACCCGTTTCCTGTAACAAGCCTTGGGGCACTTTCAATAGCTCTACTGAAAATAGAGTTTGCCGATGGTCGCAACCCCCATGCTGGAGTAGAGGGAGGCGCCTGCTAAGCGGCGCGTTGCCTGTGCACCGTGGATAAGGTAGCTGCGTCTTCTTGCCTTCCTGGCAAGCGACGATGGCGTGAGACGATCTTGGAGGGAGCTTCCAGCCGACGCGATCAAGCCGCCGCCTCGCTTCGAGCTACGAGGCGGCCCGTCGGCGCCTCCCTCCGTCGCTTGCGGCCGCGCCGCTCTCCTCACTCGATACCGTTGACGCCGGCCCCCTCAAGCGCAGCCTTGAGGGCTTCCTCCACCGCGTCGATGCGCTTCGTGCAGACCTTGTAGGCAGCGACGGATTCGGTCACGATCTTGAGCAGATCGTCGATATTGGGCTCTTTCTGCTCACGTAAGGTCTCCGCGTGCTTCT
Proteins encoded in this window:
- the xseB gene encoding exodeoxyribonuclease VII small subunit — encoded protein: MEQQTFRTAYDVLQKHAETLREQKEPNIDDLLKIVTESVAAYKVCTKRIDAVEEALKAALEGAGVNGIE